One genomic segment of Rhipicephalus microplus isolate Deutch F79 unplaced genomic scaffold, USDA_Rmic scaffold_41, whole genome shotgun sequence includes these proteins:
- the LOC142786994 gene encoding uncharacterized protein LOC142786994 gives MKTINDKLDKLVLLKETVESIDDAVQYLSEKYDEILKKTEQNERDVKDLKRRLEKVEMRDREVGEVQAEVDNLEWRSRRLNLEFHGIQETEDEILLETINAMAIKHQFPPLAESDVVAIHRLPPRKDKAPVVICRFAKQADRDFWWKNRKKLSSLNEHFFLMENLNKRARALLFEAKNWAKEANFKYAWHSNGKVLVRKADGEKAIQIANASDLNKLS, from the coding sequence ATGAAAACTATTAACGACAAGCTGGATAAACTAGTACTGCTCAAAGAGACAGTTGAGAGCATTGACGACGCGGTGCAATACTTGAGTGAGAAATACGACGAAATACTAAAAAAAACGGAACAAAACGAGCGTGACGTCAAGGACCTTAAGCGCAGATTGGAAAAGGTTGAGATGCGGGACCGAGAAGTAGGTGAAGTGCAGGCAGAAGTAGATAATCTTGAGTGGAGGAGCCGCAGACTCAACCTAGAATTCCATGGAATACAGGAAACAGAAGATGAAATTTTGCTAGAAACGATCAATGCAATGGCAATTAAACACCAGTTCCCGCCACTCGCAGAAAGCGATGTGGTTGCCATTCATCGGCTTCCGCCCAGAAAAGATAAGGCGCCGGTCGTTATCTGTCGTTTTGCGAAGCAAGCGGACCGAGATTTCTGGtggaaaaacagaaagaaactgAGCAGCTTAAATGAGCACTTCTTCTTGATGGAAAACCTGAACAAAAGAGCGCGTGCGCTGTTGTTTGAGGCAAAGAACTGGGCTAAAGAAGCGAACTTCAAGTATGCATGGCACTCAAACGGGAAAGTTCTAGTGCGTAAAGCTGATGGGGAGAAAGCCATACAAATTGCAAATGCTAGTGATCTAAACAAACTAAgctaa